From a region of the Odoribacter splanchnicus DSM 20712 genome:
- a CDS encoding FecR family protein, with protein sequence MRGFENRYELAHLISCRLMGTITPEEEERFQKWWKESESHEKEYEIICKRLIVDLRRTEHPDLHKAWKGVWSKLPRTRRLFWSWHSGAAVCAGVILLLGLGWIFLPADDLNISRSGNDRCAGTVLILGNGELIDLGKRQERVVDAGKGTKIRIEENVVSYQTEEQEEVPVQEMNTVRVPRGSEYRLILSDGTKVWLNAESQLIYPVRFTGENREVIMKGEACFEVAKKEKQPFVVKVDEIEVLVTGTLFNVEAYPETKEVKMTLVEGRVEVKTEEHRQLLSPDEQALVDKQEGQIRVRKVVAEEYIGWTRGEFRFTRTRLEEVMTRLARWYDVEVFFAVPDLKNARFTLNLERYDNINKILSKIEKTGRVHFRIQGQCIIVE encoded by the coding sequence ATGAGAGGGTTTGAAAATAGGTATGAACTTGCACATTTGATTAGCTGCCGGCTTATGGGGACTATTACTCCGGAAGAAGAGGAACGGTTTCAGAAGTGGTGGAAAGAATCGGAATCCCATGAAAAAGAATATGAGATTATATGTAAGCGTCTGATTGTTGATTTACGGAGAACGGAGCATCCGGATTTGCATAAAGCCTGGAAAGGAGTGTGGAGCAAACTTCCCCGTACGAGGAGGCTATTCTGGTCCTGGCATTCGGGGGCTGCTGTTTGTGCCGGAGTGATTTTGCTCCTGGGATTGGGGTGGATATTTCTACCGGCTGATGATTTGAATATATCTCGGTCGGGGAATGACCGGTGTGCGGGGACTGTGTTGATTCTCGGTAATGGAGAATTAATTGATTTGGGAAAGAGACAGGAAAGGGTGGTCGATGCTGGAAAGGGAACGAAAATCAGGATAGAAGAGAACGTCGTGAGTTACCAGACAGAGGAACAAGAAGAAGTTCCGGTACAGGAAATGAATACGGTACGGGTCCCCCGGGGAAGTGAATACCGGCTGATACTGTCGGATGGAACGAAAGTATGGCTGAATGCTGAGTCGCAGCTGATTTATCCGGTCCGTTTCACAGGAGAAAACCGGGAAGTAATCATGAAAGGGGAGGCATGTTTTGAAGTGGCGAAAAAAGAAAAACAGCCGTTTGTCGTGAAAGTGGATGAAATAGAAGTGTTAGTGACGGGGACTTTATTCAATGTGGAGGCTTATCCCGAAACTAAAGAGGTAAAGATGACTTTGGTCGAAGGGCGGGTCGAGGTGAAGACAGAAGAGCACCGGCAACTGTTGAGCCCGGATGAACAGGCTCTTGTAGATAAGCAGGAAGGACAAATCCGGGTGAGAAAAGTGGTTGCTGAAGAGTATATCGGCTGGACCAGGGGAGAATTCCGTTTTACGCGGACAAGGCTGGAAGAAGTGATGACGAGGTTGGCACGCTGGTATGATGTAGAGGTATTTTTTGCAGTTCCGGACTTGAAGAATGCCCGTTTTACTCTGAATTTGGAACGCTATGACAATATAAATAAAATATTGTCGAAGATTGAAAAAACGGGACGTGTGCATTTCCGTATTCAGGGGCAGTGTATTATTGTGGAATAA
- a CDS encoding sigma-70 family RNA polymerase sigma factor — protein sequence MLLNNKRFELFFNTYYEPVYLFSLKYVREEPVAQDIAQNVFVRLYEKRENFYAIEKAKSFAYTTAHNLCLNHLRHSQIAQKYISQREEEEEQNCLHEITYQETLRLLSFAISQLPPQTREIIQLGLEGNNNTEIADLLHISVNTVKSMKKSAYRRLREILGKEYTLLILKLLGW from the coding sequence ATGCTTCTAAACAATAAAAGATTTGAATTATTTTTCAATACTTACTATGAACCTGTCTATCTCTTCTCCTTAAAATATGTAAGAGAAGAGCCTGTAGCTCAGGATATAGCTCAGAATGTTTTTGTCCGTTTATACGAGAAGAGAGAAAATTTTTACGCCATCGAAAAAGCCAAATCTTTCGCTTATACGACTGCACACAACCTTTGTCTTAATCATTTGCGACATTCCCAGATCGCACAAAAATATATTTCACAACGGGAAGAGGAAGAAGAGCAAAATTGTCTTCACGAAATTACTTATCAGGAAACACTCCGTTTACTCAGTTTCGCCATCAGCCAATTGCCCCCGCAAACCCGGGAAATTATCCAGCTCGGTTTGGAGGGCAACAATAATACTGAAATCGCAGATCTTCTGCATATCTCTGTCAACACCGTCAAATCAATGAAAAAAAGTGCATACAGACGGTTACGGGAAATACTCGGAAAGGAATACACATTACTTATCCTCAAATTGCTCGGTTGGTAA
- a CDS encoding amino acid permease: MKKNISTWQLALMTAAAVISLRGLPMMAQEELTMFFYIFFATFLFLIPAALVAAELGSAFADRGGGVYTWVKEAFNRKMGFTAIFLQWIQNVVWYPTVLGFAAASIAYMIGKPDLSQNGWFVGVFSIAMYWLATWLTFKGTSIISRITSQGFLLGTVLPGVVIIVMAIIWIAGGNPIAFEHVPDTVTQVVNVNAGHVHPRFFPHMTGISDIAFLAGILLLFAGVEVHAVHVREMKEPQKQFPAAMFLAALISFALFTLGSLAVAIVTPYDQINLQAGLFVSFQQLFGHYHIGWLTNVMGLLAAFGALAGVMSWISGPSRGLLWTANDGQLPDFLKKTNRNGVQTHILFIQGAIVSVLSSLYIIMDDVSVAFFLLSALTIGLYLVMYMMMYASGIKLRYTQPDLKRSYKVPGGKMGMWLIAGVGFLAVAFSFIVTFFPPSQLPVGSPAFYTGLVIVGTVVFVGIPILISTVMARRNRKGQ; encoded by the coding sequence ATGAAGAAAAATATTTCAACTTGGCAGTTGGCCTTGATGACGGCAGCTGCAGTGATTAGTTTGAGAGGATTGCCGATGATGGCTCAGGAGGAGCTGACGATGTTTTTTTACATTTTCTTTGCTACTTTCCTGTTCCTGATACCGGCGGCTTTGGTCGCTGCCGAATTAGGTAGCGCTTTTGCCGACCGGGGTGGTGGAGTATATACTTGGGTGAAAGAAGCCTTTAACCGGAAAATGGGATTTACGGCGATTTTTTTACAATGGATTCAGAATGTGGTCTGGTATCCGACAGTACTTGGATTTGCAGCCGCCTCTATCGCATATATGATCGGAAAACCCGACTTGTCGCAGAATGGCTGGTTTGTAGGGGTGTTTTCTATTGCTATGTATTGGCTGGCTACCTGGTTGACCTTTAAGGGCACCTCGATTATTTCCCGGATTACCAGTCAGGGATTTTTATTAGGAACCGTATTGCCCGGAGTGGTCATTATCGTTATGGCGATTATTTGGATTGCAGGAGGTAATCCGATTGCTTTCGAACATGTCCCGGATACGGTTACTCAAGTGGTCAACGTAAATGCCGGGCATGTACATCCGCGTTTTTTCCCTCATATGACGGGGATCAGTGATATCGCTTTTTTGGCGGGTATTTTACTGTTGTTTGCCGGAGTCGAGGTACATGCCGTACATGTCCGGGAAATGAAAGAACCTCAAAAACAATTTCCTGCTGCCATGTTTTTAGCTGCCTTGATTTCTTTTGCCTTGTTCACTTTAGGTTCTCTGGCAGTAGCGATAGTTACTCCTTATGATCAGATCAACTTACAAGCCGGATTGTTCGTCAGTTTTCAGCAATTGTTCGGTCATTATCATATCGGGTGGTTGACTAATGTGATGGGATTGTTAGCGGCTTTCGGAGCTTTGGCCGGGGTTATGTCATGGATTTCCGGCCCTAGCCGTGGATTATTATGGACGGCTAACGATGGACAATTGCCTGATTTCCTGAAAAAAACCAATCGGAATGGGGTACAGACTCATATCCTTTTTATTCAGGGAGCTATTGTATCGGTTTTATCTTCCCTGTATATCATTATGGATGATGTCAGTGTGGCTTTCTTTTTGTTGAGTGCTTTGACGATCGGACTTTACCTCGTTATGTATATGATGATGTATGCTTCAGGAATAAAATTGCGGTATACTCAACCTGATCTGAAAAGAAGTTATAAAGTGCCCGGAGGTAAGATGGGCATGTGGCTGATTGCGGGAGTCGGTTTTCTGGCTGTCGCCTTTTCATTTATCGTTACCTTTTTTCCACCTTCGCAGTTGCCGGTCGGTAGTCCTGCCTTTTATACGGGGTTAGTAATTGTCGGTACGGTAGTATTTGTGGGCATTCCGATCCTTATCAGCACGGTTATGGCCAGGAGAAATCGGAAAGGACAGTAA
- a CDS encoding DUF421 domain-containing protein: MILSIIIKIIIGMSGVIFFLRISGKTQMAQLTPLDSVNAFVLGALIGGVIYNPDLSVWYMIFALGTWTIVNMTIRYLLRFSLIRRLVKGDTVMIVRNGQINLKEFKRNGLEMEQFRTMLREVGIFSMFDVDDARFETNGKLTVSLKRNISESYLFVNNGSILQSSLDNAGKKETWLLAQLKKLGYEDIDSLFCVEWTPGKGFYIAAKNTDSHKSGQAHSDNDISN, from the coding sequence ATGATCCTCAGCATTATTATCAAAATCATCATCGGTATGTCCGGAGTGATCTTTTTTCTCCGCATCTCAGGCAAGACACAAATGGCCCAGCTCACTCCCCTCGACTCGGTCAATGCATTTGTTTTAGGAGCTCTGATCGGAGGCGTGATTTATAATCCGGACTTGTCGGTATGGTATATGATCTTTGCGCTCGGAACCTGGACAATCGTCAATATGACTATCCGCTACTTGCTGCGTTTCAGTCTGATCAGGCGTTTAGTCAAAGGAGATACGGTTATGATCGTCAGGAACGGACAAATCAATCTCAAAGAATTCAAACGTAACGGTCTGGAAATGGAACAATTCCGGACCATGTTGCGGGAAGTGGGTATATTCTCGATGTTCGATGTAGACGATGCCCGCTTCGAGACAAACGGCAAGCTCACCGTTTCACTGAAACGAAATATTTCCGAATCTTATCTTTTTGTCAATAATGGATCGATCCTGCAAAGTTCACTGGATAATGCCGGAAAAAAGGAAACCTGGCTACTGGCTCAATTAAAAAAACTGGGATACGAAGATATCGATTCGCTCTTCTGCGTGGAATGGACCCCTGGCAAGGGATTTTATATTGCTGCTAAAAACACGGATTCTCACAAAAGTGGTCAGGCACATTCCGATAACGATATTTCGAATTGA
- a CDS encoding Na+/H+ antiporter NhaC family protein: MKQYTQQPSLLALSPLFIFLGVYLVTSLIADDFYKVPITVAFVISSIAAIAMTRHLGLSERIAHFSGGASDKNILLMIWIFILAGAFAQSAKAMGAIDATVNLTLHILPDNLLLAGIFIAACFISLSVGTSVGTIVALTPVAVGIADKTGVELAYMVAIVVGGAFFGDNLSFISDTTIAATKTQGCEMRDKFKVNSLIVMPAAILLLFYYVFAGMHIHTPTQIEAVEWIKVIPYLIVLATALAGINVMLVLFLGILTSGLIGILSSGFDLFGWFGAMGAGITGMGELIIITLLAGGMLEMIRYNGGIDYIIVKLTRHVNSKRAGELSIAGLVCLANLCTANNTIAVITIGPIAKNIADRFGIDCRKSASILDTFSCFIQGIIPYGAQMLIAAGLASISPLSIIQYLYYPMLIGICALSAIVFRYPRRYS; encoded by the coding sequence ATGAAGCAATACACGCAGCAACCTTCTTTACTGGCTTTAAGTCCTTTATTTATATTTCTGGGAGTCTACCTGGTCACTTCTCTTATCGCCGATGATTTTTATAAAGTACCGATCACTGTCGCTTTCGTGATCTCTTCCATCGCAGCTATCGCCATGACCCGTCATCTCGGTCTGAGTGAAAGGATCGCTCATTTCTCCGGAGGTGCTTCGGATAAAAATATCCTTTTGATGATCTGGATATTTATTCTGGCGGGAGCCTTCGCCCAATCGGCCAAAGCGATGGGAGCCATAGACGCCACGGTCAATCTGACTTTACACATTCTTCCGGACAACCTGCTTTTGGCCGGTATCTTTATCGCCGCTTGTTTTATTTCTTTATCGGTCGGGACCTCCGTCGGAACGATCGTAGCCCTCACTCCTGTTGCTGTAGGAATCGCCGATAAAACCGGTGTAGAACTAGCCTATATGGTAGCTATTGTCGTCGGAGGGGCCTTCTTCGGAGATAATCTTTCGTTTATCTCTGACACTACCATTGCAGCCACCAAAACTCAAGGGTGTGAAATGAGAGATAAATTCAAGGTCAATAGTTTAATTGTCATGCCGGCAGCCATCCTATTGCTCTTTTATTATGTCTTTGCCGGCATGCACATCCATACCCCCACGCAGATCGAAGCCGTCGAATGGATCAAGGTTATCCCTTATCTCATCGTTCTCGCAACTGCTTTAGCCGGCATAAATGTCATGCTCGTATTATTTCTGGGGATATTAACTTCCGGGCTTATCGGTATACTCTCTTCCGGTTTCGATTTGTTCGGCTGGTTCGGTGCTATGGGAGCAGGTATCACAGGCATGGGGGAATTGATCATTATCACTTTATTGGCCGGAGGTATGCTCGAAATGATCCGATACAACGGAGGGATCGATTACATCATCGTCAAACTCACCCGACATGTCAATTCCAAACGTGCCGGAGAGCTGAGTATCGCCGGTTTAGTCTGTCTGGCCAATCTTTGTACGGCCAACAACACGATCGCTGTCATCACCATCGGTCCTATAGCTAAAAATATAGCTGACAGATTCGGCATCGACTGCCGTAAATCTGCCAGCATATTAGATACATTTTCTTGTTTTATCCAGGGAATCATACCCTATGGAGCTCAAATGCTGATCGCTGCAGGTCTGGCCTCCATCTCCCCGCTTTCCATCATTCAATACCTGTACTATCCGATGCTGATCGGGATATGTGCCCTATCGGCTATCGTCTTCCGGTATCCGCGCCGTTATTCCTGA
- a CDS encoding TolC family protein, translating into MKKIYLIVGAILWGGIVDAQTLSVEQYRQKVLEYNQDIQKSQQAVNGALYSLKGIKTGFFPKLDITGNYSYQLEKVEFLPGTDLKHDNYGVEAGLVQNVYSGSAVRKQYDVAKLQHAIAQLSVEHTVDNMIYAADVSYWSVAANRNLYELSEQFVQIVRELYEIVNKRFEEGAISKTDVLMVQNRLKEAELQLNTNSTNYKTALQSLNIMMGVEPDAAVVLTDSIQKVLWVPKQEGLNKALERRADYQSAIMGIEMAKLQTDMARSKYLPQLAVGIKEKYGTTLLNVDGKAQWATTAYAQINIPVFHWGEMRQNVRLSRTQEWTKELERSQLKDQVSKELNNAWVNVIEISKKLEIVYSSLDIAKDNLTLNTFSYNEGKLPIIDVLSAQVSWLQAYTNVVSVNYQYKVALAEYAKALGGTDR; encoded by the coding sequence ATGAAAAAAATATATTTAATCGTCGGAGCAATACTTTGGGGTGGAATAGTTGACGCCCAGACCTTGTCGGTGGAACAATACCGGCAAAAAGTGTTGGAATATAATCAGGATATCCAAAAGTCCCAACAGGCTGTAAACGGGGCTTTATATTCCCTGAAAGGAATTAAAACGGGCTTTTTTCCGAAATTGGATATTACCGGAAACTATTCCTATCAGTTGGAGAAGGTGGAGTTCTTGCCCGGAACCGACCTGAAACACGATAATTATGGAGTAGAAGCCGGATTGGTACAGAATGTCTATTCCGGGAGCGCTGTCCGGAAACAATATGATGTAGCTAAATTGCAACATGCTATTGCTCAGTTGTCGGTAGAACATACAGTGGATAACATGATTTATGCCGCCGATGTCAGCTATTGGTCGGTGGCCGCAAACCGCAATCTGTATGAGCTTTCGGAACAATTCGTTCAGATTGTAAGGGAATTGTATGAGATTGTAAATAAACGGTTTGAAGAAGGAGCTATCAGTAAAACAGATGTATTGATGGTGCAGAATCGTTTGAAAGAAGCTGAACTACAATTGAATACGAATTCGACGAATTATAAGACAGCACTGCAATCTTTGAATATTATGATGGGAGTGGAGCCGGATGCTGCTGTAGTTTTGACCGATTCTATTCAAAAAGTGCTTTGGGTTCCTAAGCAGGAAGGGTTGAATAAGGCCCTGGAAAGAAGAGCCGACTATCAATCTGCCATTATGGGGATAGAGATGGCGAAATTGCAGACCGATATGGCCCGTTCGAAGTATTTGCCCCAATTGGCTGTCGGTATAAAAGAAAAATACGGAACGACTTTGTTGAATGTGGACGGAAAGGCTCAATGGGCGACTACGGCTTATGCACAAATCAATATACCGGTGTTCCATTGGGGAGAAATGCGGCAGAATGTGAGATTGAGCCGGACCCAGGAATGGACCAAAGAACTGGAAAGAAGCCAGCTCAAGGACCAGGTAAGTAAAGAGCTGAATAATGCCTGGGTGAATGTGATCGAAATATCCAAAAAGCTGGAGATCGTATATTCTTCTCTCGATATAGCAAAGGACAACCTGACGTTGAATACGTTTAGTTATAATGAAGGGAAACTGCCGATTATCGATGTGTTGTCGGCCCAGGTGAGCTGGTTACAGGCGTACACCAATGTGGTTTCTGTCAACTATCAATATAAAGTAGCCTTGGCCGAGTATGCCAAAGCTTTGGGGGGAACGGACCGTTGA
- a CDS encoding efflux RND transporter permease subunit: MNIAKYSLDNPKVIYFFLFVMLIGGVISFGSLGKKEDSPFVIKTAVLITQYPGASPKEVEQLITEPIEREIQSMRRVYKIKSDSYYGMSKINIELSPATPPEEMPQMWDELRRKVLNVQSQLPQGASDIKVSDDFGDVFGIYFSLTADEGFSYHDLREWGQRLKTELVTIEGVQKVALFGEQTEVVNVFISMSKLANSGINLNSLMQTIKSQNSLINTGEKRAGNIQLKILAEGTYKNLTDIRNQLISTETGQQIRLGDIAVIEKGYMEPPSTLIRVNGRKGIGIGVSTAPDYDVVKAGEAVRLKLAQLEEQMPVGIEMVTLYPEDQIAREANNGFILNLIESVVIVIFIILIVMGVRAGILIGSSLIFCIGGTLLIMQFMGVGLNRTSLAAFIIAMGMLVDNAIVVTDNAQIAIKRGIRRRQALIDGATTPQWGLLGATMIAVFSFLPLYLAQSSVAEMIKPLFIVLAVSLLLSWVLALAQTTVFGNFILKEGSGETGKDPYDTPFYHKFGKFLRLLIRFKGTTMLVMVGLFMLAMTIMGLMPQNFFPNMDKPYLRADCFLPEGYSIRETEKEMGKIEEFLLQQEEVVNVSATYGSSPLRYYLASTSFGPKSNFGNFLVEVKDKKYTAQVEERLNKYVRENYPDILIRSSLFKLSPAVEANIEFGFIGENIDTLTMLTEKAMSIMHECDMVTDIKNSWGNKVPVWEPAYSQERGQRLGITRQAVAYALKIATNGLPLGDYREKDLFMPILLKEENIESSNIDNMKTLPVFSQSGYAVPLAQVVDSFAFGYNYNVIKRYNRDKVMMAQCDSKRGANTMAAFAQVKKAITEGMDIPQGYRMQVFGENETQEESNSAMAANLPLTFILMFIVLLFLFKTYRKPTIILLMVPLIFIGVVFGLAVTGKMLDFFAILGVLGLIGMNIKNAIVLVDQIGIEEEKGTPRLEAIIEATKSRIVPVAMASGTTILGMLPLLFDAMFGGMAACIMGGLLVASLLTIFVLPVTYSLLFRVKVTDTPEVRMNEE; this comes from the coding sequence ATGAATATAGCAAAGTATTCATTGGATAATCCGAAGGTCATCTACTTTTTTCTCTTCGTCATGTTGATCGGAGGGGTGATTTCTTTCGGTTCGCTGGGGAAAAAAGAAGATTCGCCTTTTGTGATTAAGACAGCCGTATTGATTACTCAGTATCCGGGAGCTTCTCCGAAGGAAGTGGAACAACTGATCACAGAGCCGATTGAAAGGGAGATTCAGTCTATGCGGCGTGTCTATAAGATCAAATCCGATTCATATTACGGTATGTCGAAGATCAATATCGAATTGAGTCCCGCAACTCCGCCCGAAGAAATGCCGCAAATGTGGGATGAACTCCGGCGTAAGGTATTGAATGTTCAGTCGCAATTGCCTCAAGGGGCATCCGATATTAAAGTTTCCGATGATTTTGGAGATGTTTTCGGTATCTATTTCTCTCTGACAGCCGACGAAGGATTTAGCTATCATGACCTGAGGGAATGGGGACAACGGCTGAAAACCGAGTTGGTTACGATCGAAGGTGTGCAGAAGGTGGCCCTGTTCGGAGAACAGACCGAGGTGGTCAATGTTTTTATTTCTATGTCGAAACTGGCCAATTCGGGGATCAACCTGAATTCGTTGATGCAGACCATTAAATCACAGAATTCGTTGATCAATACCGGAGAAAAGAGAGCAGGAAATATCCAGCTCAAGATTCTGGCTGAAGGAACGTACAAGAATCTGACCGATATCAGAAATCAGTTGATTTCTACCGAGACCGGGCAACAAATCCGTTTAGGAGATATTGCTGTGATTGAAAAAGGATATATGGAACCGCCCAGTACCCTGATCCGGGTAAATGGCAGGAAAGGGATCGGTATCGGAGTTTCTACGGCACCCGACTATGATGTGGTGAAGGCCGGAGAGGCTGTGCGGTTGAAGTTGGCACAACTGGAAGAACAAATGCCGGTAGGGATCGAAATGGTGACGCTGTACCCCGAGGATCAGATCGCCCGGGAGGCGAACAACGGCTTTATCCTGAATCTGATCGAGTCGGTGGTGATCGTGATTTTTATCATTCTTATCGTCATGGGAGTCCGGGCCGGTATTCTGATCGGTAGTTCGTTGATATTTTGTATCGGAGGAACACTGTTGATCATGCAGTTTATGGGAGTAGGATTGAATAGAACTTCCTTGGCTGCTTTTATTATAGCCATGGGGATGTTGGTGGATAATGCTATTGTGGTCACCGATAATGCACAAATAGCGATCAAGCGGGGAATACGCCGTAGGCAAGCCTTGATAGACGGGGCTACTACGCCTCAATGGGGATTACTGGGGGCTACGATGATCGCCGTGTTCTCTTTTCTGCCTTTATATCTGGCGCAATCTTCCGTAGCGGAAATGATCAAACCTTTGTTTATTGTGTTGGCCGTTTCTTTATTGCTTAGTTGGGTGCTGGCGTTGGCTCAGACAACTGTTTTCGGAAATTTCATTTTGAAAGAAGGTTCCGGTGAGACTGGAAAAGATCCGTACGATACTCCTTTTTACCATAAATTCGGTAAATTCCTGCGTTTGCTGATCCGCTTCAAGGGGACGACGATGTTAGTGATGGTGGGGTTATTTATGCTGGCGATGACGATTATGGGGTTGATGCCCCAGAATTTCTTCCCTAATATGGATAAACCCTATTTAAGGGCCGACTGCTTTTTACCTGAAGGATACAGTATCCGGGAGACAGAAAAAGAAATGGGAAAGATCGAAGAGTTTTTGTTACAACAGGAAGAAGTCGTGAATGTATCGGCTACATACGGAAGCTCACCACTTCGTTACTATCTGGCCAGTACTTCTTTCGGTCCGAAATCTAATTTCGGTAATTTCCTGGTCGAAGTAAAAGATAAAAAATATACGGCTCAGGTAGAAGAACGCCTGAATAAATATGTCCGTGAAAACTATCCGGATATCCTGATCCGTTCCTCTTTATTTAAGCTTTCGCCGGCAGTGGAAGCGAATATTGAATTCGGTTTTATCGGAGAGAATATCGATACGCTTACGATGTTGACGGAGAAGGCAATGAGTATCATGCACGAATGTGATATGGTTACCGATATCAAAAATAGCTGGGGAAATAAAGTACCTGTCTGGGAGCCGGCTTATTCGCAGGAACGGGGACAACGGCTGGGGATTACCCGGCAGGCAGTGGCCTATGCCCTGAAAATTGCAACCAACGGTTTGCCTTTGGGCGATTATCGGGAGAAGGATTTGTTTATGCCTATTTTGCTGAAAGAGGAAAATATCGAATCGTCGAATATCGATAATATGAAGACCTTACCTGTATTTTCCCAGTCGGGATATGCCGTCCCTTTGGCTCAGGTGGTGGACAGCTTTGCCTTCGGATATAATTACAACGTAATTAAGCGTTATAACCGCGATAAGGTGATGATGGCACAATGTGACTCCAAACGTGGAGCCAATACGATGGCAGCTTTTGCGCAGGTAAAAAAAGCGATTACCGAGGGTATGGATATCCCTCAGGGTTACCGGATGCAGGTCTTCGGGGAAAACGAAACTCAGGAAGAGTCGAATTCGGCTATGGCTGCCAATTTACCGTTGACCTTTATCCTGATGTTCATCGTGTTGTTGTTTTTGTTTAAAACTTATCGTAAACCGACGATCATTTTGTTGATGGTGCCCCTGATCTTTATCGGAGTTGTCTTCGGATTGGCTGTAACCGGGAAAATGCTCGATTTCTTTGCAATCCTGGGGGTACTGGGGTTGATCGGTATGAATATCAAGAATGCTATTGTGCTGGTAGACCAGATCGGTATTGAAGAAGAGAAAGGTACTCCCCGGCTGGAAGCTATTATCGAAGCTACAAAGTCGAGAATTGTGCCGGTAGCGATGGCTTCGGGGACGACGATACTCGGTATGCTGCCTTTGCTGTTCGATGCGATGTTCGGCGGAATGGCCGCTTGTATCATGGGAGGATTATTGGTGGCCAGTCTGTTGACTATTTTTGTTTTACCTGTTACCTATAGTTTGTTGTTCCGGGTGAAAGTGACAGATACCCCTGAGGTAAGAATGAATGAGGAATAA
- a CDS encoding efflux RND transporter periplasmic adaptor subunit yields MKLRLFILSGLCAWIGVSCGGKKENTGQESIRPVRVVKVESLGAMQKMYTGVVQAEEYSKLAFKVSGPLVEMNVDAGQKVKKGTVIAAVDPLDYNLQFEANKAAYVTSKLQMERNKKLLAMQAISKQDYEIAEANYVKAKSAYETSQNTLADTKLRAPFDGFVEQKYVENYQKVQPGESIIKLVNPDKLEVGFILPETNVRLTREKMQVAVEFDTYKGKWFKAEVKEFVDASPDGSGIPVRLAITDKSFNRDVYNIYPGFSCKVILSIDNETGKGYTVPLSAVFKDLKTDETSVWLYHTADETVKRQKVTTEQLLGTDRVLVTEGLEADDIIVVAGVNYIVNGQKVAVIEN; encoded by the coding sequence ATGAAATTGAGATTATTTATTTTGTCGGGTTTGTGTGCTTGGATCGGTGTTTCCTGTGGAGGAAAAAAAGAAAATACCGGCCAGGAAAGTATTCGTCCGGTACGGGTGGTAAAAGTAGAATCACTGGGAGCTATGCAAAAAATGTATACCGGAGTGGTACAGGCTGAAGAATACAGTAAACTGGCATTTAAGGTTTCCGGGCCGTTGGTTGAAATGAATGTGGATGCAGGACAGAAGGTGAAGAAGGGGACAGTCATCGCTGCTGTCGATCCTTTGGATTATAATTTGCAATTCGAAGCCAATAAGGCGGCTTATGTCACCTCCAAATTGCAAATGGAACGAAATAAGAAGTTGTTGGCGATGCAGGCGATCTCTAAACAGGATTATGAAATAGCCGAAGCGAACTATGTAAAAGCCAAATCAGCCTACGAGACTTCGCAGAATACATTGGCCGATACAAAATTGAGAGCACCGTTCGACGGTTTTGTAGAACAGAAATATGTTGAAAATTATCAAAAAGTGCAGCCGGGAGAATCGATTATAAAATTGGTGAATCCGGATAAATTGGAAGTCGGTTTTATCCTTCCCGAGACTAATGTCAGGTTGACCCGTGAAAAAATGCAAGTGGCGGTCGAATTCGATACTTACAAAGGCAAATGGTTTAAGGCAGAGGTGAAAGAATTTGTGGATGCTTCTCCCGACGGGAGTGGGATACCTGTGCGACTGGCCATTACCGACAAGAGCTTTAACCGCGATGTGTATAATATTTATCCGGGTTTCTCTTGTAAAGTGATCCTGAGTATCGATAATGAGACCGGAAAAGGCTATACTGTGCCGTTAAGTGCTGTATTTAAAGATTTAAAAACTGACGAAACTTCGGTTTGGTTGTATCATACAGCCGATGAGACGGTCAAAAGACAAAAAGTCACTACCGAGCAATTGTTGGGGACAGATCGTGTTTTGGTGACCGAAGGATTGGAAGCCGACGATATTATCGTGGTTGCAGGAGTGAATTATATCGTTAATGGACAGAAAGTTGCCGTTATTGAAAATTAG